From a single Stomoxys calcitrans chromosome 4, idStoCalc2.1, whole genome shotgun sequence genomic region:
- the LOC106085404 gene encoding zinc finger protein 28, with product MKLIMELAASCRTCMEENRRYYEIHDSVDETHTIVEMLSELVPQINIREEDDIEFSSLICETCVDQLIASFAFHRLCIETDTRLRELIIKPVEQMVVEQQNDGESSMEEFEENSEVKIEYVDEFHMRDDEVSDATDSDFSEESNQAHYEREENNQPDPNSDENLITRETDDEDFKIAMPLKIIKINEFKRFSCTDCGKIYDRISRIQQHLEKKHKYNLDDIKKFIQFCEDNITHETKFGRKNLTSMSAKERKKYVGSREFPCEVCGKIFDCISRLKRHAPVHSSDKPYTCEICMRGCSNLNSLKRHKMLHAKKEEEKNTNQDPPEGYKCPYCPKCYPSKNALSSHRLVHAAENATYSCEVCKRKYMTMRTLCEHIKKAHPDRTFSCKECDKKFVLEEQLSRHLHSHRTIDLTCAICEKEFTSELAVKEHMYIHTGENPYLCPTCGKTFKYSSSLRKHIERHTEEKKYQCSECSRCFKCRVDLYTHKKVHLGIKPFKCNICGYRFTRPSYLKRHKELHFRKNPHKCYECKMMFASITSLKRHLRIHNNDEGDTNSITMEQLNEDNYEK from the exons ATGAAACTAATAATGGAACTAGCAGCATCCTGTCGCACCTGCATGGAAGAGAATCGCAGATATTATGAAATACATGATTCTGTAGACGAAACTCATACAATTGTAGAAATGTTAAGTGAACTTGTGCCACAGATCAACATCAGGGAAGAGGATGACATTGAATTTTCATCTTTAATATGTGAGACGTGTGTTGATCAATTGATCGCAAGTTTTGCGTTCCATCGGTTATGCATTGAAACAGATACTCGCCTTCGTGAGTTGATTATAAAGCCCGTAGAACAGATGGTGGTTGAACAACAAAATGACGGCGAATCTTCGATGGAAGAGTTCGAGGAAAACTCTGAAGTAAAAATTGAATATGTTGACGAATTTCATATGCGGGACGATGAAGTTAGTGACGCAACAGATAGTGATTTCAG CGAAGAAAGCAATCAAGCGCATTATGAAAGGGAGGAAAACAACCAGCCTGACCCAAATAGtgatgaaaatttaattacTAGAGAAACTGACGATGAAGATTTCAAAATAGCTATGCCActcaaaatcataaaaattaa TGAATTTAAAAGATTCTCCTGCACGGATTGTGGTAAAATATATGATCGTATATCAAGGATTCAACAACACttggaaaaaaaacacaaatataaTCTTGATGATATTAAAAAGTTTATACAATTTTGTGAAGATAACATAACTCATGAAACTAAGTTTGggagaaaaaatttaacttccATGTCAGCTAAGGAAAG aaaaaaatacgtTGGCAGTCGGGAGTTTCCCTGTGAGGTTTgtggaaaaatatttgattgTATATCCCGTCTGAAACGTCATGCACCTGTTCATTCCTCAGATAAACCGTATACTTGTGAAATTTGTATGCGTGGTTGCTCCAATTTGAATTCATTAAAACGGCACAAAATGTTGCACGCGAAAAAGGAAGAAgagaaaaacaccaaccaagATCCCCCAGAAGGTTATAAATGCCCGTATTGTCCAAAATGCTACCCAAGTAAAAATGCCCTGTCCTCGCATCGATTGGTTCATGCTGCTGAAAACGCTACATATTCATGCGAAGTGTGTAAACGCAAATATATGACAATGAGAACGTTATGCGAACACATAAAAAAAGCCCATCCTGACAGAACCTTTTCATGCAAAGAGTGCGACAAAAAATTCGTTTTAGAGGAACAACTGTCTAGACACTTGCATTCACACAGAACAATCGATCTTACATGTGCTATATGTGAAAAAGAGTTCACATCCGAACTAGCTGTTAAGGAACACATGTATATCCATACTGGCGAAAATCCCTATCTATGTCCAACATGTGGTAAAACATTCAAATATAGCAGCAGCCTTAGAAAACACATCGAGAGGCATaccgaagaaaaaaaatatcaatgtTCTGAATGTTCTCGCTGTTTTAAGTGTCGTGTTGACTTATATACGcataaaaaagtacatttgggCATAAAACCTTTtaaatgcaatatttgtggctaTCGATTTACCAGGCCGTCCTATTTAAAACGTCACAAAGAGTtgcattttagaaaaaatcctCATAAGTGCTATGAATGCAAAATGAT GTTTGCGTCAATAACAAGTTTGAAACGCCACCTGCGAATTCACAATAATGATGAAGGTGACACTAATTCAATAACTATGGAGCAACTAAATGAGGACAATTATGAAAAGTAA